In Alteribacillus bidgolensis, a genomic segment contains:
- a CDS encoding aldehyde dehydrogenase family protein, translated as MKATGYELKPKVQEFLEGNIGLYINGEYVQAVNGKTFDVIDPATEEAIAEVSEAQTEDVDNAVRAARRAFDDGEWSKMKAFQRSRLIYKFADLLEENREELAQLEALDNGKPYKVALTDDVDGSIEHFRYYSGFATKIQGKTTQVSPEYLNYTEHEPVGVVGQIIPWNFPLLMAAWKLGSALAVGCTVVIKPASETPLSLLYVAKLFQEAGFPDGVVNIIPGSGREAGEAIVTHNLVDKVSFTGSTAVGKKVMKKSADQIKNITLELGGKSPTIILEDANITEAIEGAFNGTMYNHGQNCSACTRVYVHRKHYNQVVQALTEHVSMVKLGAGMDSETDMGPLVSEKQKQTVLGYIEQGKKEGARLVAGGEKVFNKGYFVKPTIFADVEDDMTIAREEIFGPVMSVFVFDTVEEVIERANDSNYGLAASIWTENIKTGHYIARKLQAGTVWINDVGLEWESMPFGGYKQSGIGREMGGEYGLENYTEVKSVYVNIKQ; from the coding sequence ATGAAAGCAACTGGTTACGAATTAAAACCTAAGGTACAAGAGTTCTTGGAAGGGAATATAGGTCTCTACATTAATGGAGAATACGTACAAGCGGTCAATGGGAAAACATTTGATGTTATTGATCCTGCAACTGAAGAAGCAATTGCCGAAGTTAGTGAAGCACAAACGGAGGATGTTGATAATGCCGTGAGAGCTGCAAGAAGAGCCTTTGATGATGGTGAATGGTCAAAAATGAAAGCGTTTCAACGATCGCGTCTCATCTACAAGTTCGCAGATCTTCTGGAAGAAAACCGTGAAGAGCTTGCACAACTAGAGGCCCTTGATAACGGTAAACCATATAAAGTTGCATTAACAGATGATGTTGATGGATCAATCGAACACTTCAGATACTATTCGGGTTTCGCAACCAAAATACAAGGAAAAACAACACAAGTATCGCCAGAATATTTGAATTATACTGAGCACGAACCTGTTGGGGTTGTAGGCCAAATTATTCCATGGAATTTCCCTCTTTTGATGGCTGCTTGGAAGCTTGGATCTGCTCTAGCTGTTGGCTGTACAGTTGTGATTAAACCTGCAAGTGAAACACCGCTTTCACTACTTTATGTAGCTAAACTTTTCCAAGAAGCTGGTTTTCCTGACGGTGTGGTCAACATCATTCCAGGATCGGGTCGAGAAGCTGGTGAAGCTATTGTTACTCATAATTTAGTTGACAAAGTGTCTTTCACTGGATCCACAGCTGTTGGAAAAAAGGTGATGAAAAAATCTGCAGATCAAATCAAAAACATTACTCTCGAGTTAGGTGGTAAGTCACCAACAATTATTTTAGAAGACGCAAACATAACAGAAGCTATAGAAGGGGCATTTAACGGTACGATGTATAACCATGGCCAGAATTGTAGTGCCTGTACACGAGTTTATGTTCACCGAAAACATTATAATCAAGTAGTTCAAGCATTGACAGAACATGTAAGCATGGTGAAATTAGGTGCAGGAATGGACTCAGAAACAGACATGGGGCCACTTGTTTCAGAAAAACAAAAACAAACTGTTCTTGGCTATATCGAGCAAGGAAAAAAAGAAGGTGCTCGTCTTGTAGCGGGAGGCGAAAAAGTATTTAATAAAGGGTACTTTGTCAAACCAACAATTTTTGCGGATGTAGAAGATGACATGACTATTGCACGAGAAGAAATCTTTGGTCCAGTAATGTCGGTTTTCGTTTTTGATACCGTAGAAGAAGTTATTGAAAGAGCAAACGATAGCAATTATGGCTTAGCAGCTAGTATTTGGACAGAAAATATAAAAACCGGCCACTATATTGCCCGTAAACTACAAGCAGGGACCGTTTGGATTAATGATG